In Bacillus sp. DX3.1, the following proteins share a genomic window:
- a CDS encoding PLP-dependent aminotransferase family protein yields MDLIIPLQVKSTTPIYVQIYNFIKQEIVKGTILTGTRLPSHRNLALQLGVSRITVESAYQQLSAEGYVESKPKRGIFVAEVDVDIIPTKQPVSSLPLVITQKEDEFFDCSQGRVDQTAFPLTNWKRALQDCLLENENDLFTKEDPQGEYELRAHISHYLYHARGVHCSPDQVIIGAGTQPLLWLLIQLLGHHKTYAVENPGFHRVKAIMQSCGLAIHPIPLDEKGIHVPALYNCDANVAYVTPSHQFPYGMIMPLSRRLELLKWANDHKSYVIEDDYDGEFRYVGKPIPSLQGLDTNERVIYMGTFSKSFLPSLRMGYIVLPNHLLEIYKKHGIIFKQTVSKIQQLAFTTFIKKGDWNRHVNRIRTLYKKKHQRLIKTLHEQMGTHVDILGDQSGLHIVLHVHNGMNERELIQTAAEKKVKVYPVSIYDSVNELQKESYILLGFGGLTEDEITTVVHLLRKAWFSY; encoded by the coding sequence ATGGATTTAATTATTCCGTTACAAGTAAAAAGTACAACTCCTATTTACGTACAAATTTACAACTTTATAAAACAAGAAATCGTAAAAGGAACAATTCTCACTGGAACACGTCTTCCTTCTCATCGTAACTTAGCACTGCAGCTTGGCGTAAGCCGAATCACAGTGGAATCCGCTTATCAACAGTTATCGGCAGAGGGTTATGTTGAAAGTAAACCGAAACGTGGTATCTTTGTTGCTGAAGTAGATGTTGATATTATACCAACCAAACAGCCCGTTTCATCTCTTCCTCTTGTAATAACACAAAAGGAAGATGAGTTTTTTGATTGTAGTCAAGGACGTGTAGACCAAACCGCTTTCCCACTCACCAATTGGAAACGTGCTCTACAGGATTGTTTATTAGAAAACGAAAATGACTTATTTACAAAAGAAGACCCTCAAGGAGAATATGAGCTGCGAGCTCACATTTCTCATTATTTGTATCATGCACGCGGCGTTCATTGTTCACCAGATCAAGTTATTATTGGTGCTGGTACACAGCCGCTTCTCTGGTTACTCATCCAACTACTTGGACATCACAAAACATATGCGGTCGAAAACCCTGGGTTTCACCGTGTAAAAGCAATTATGCAAAGCTGCGGACTGGCTATCCATCCTATTCCATTAGATGAGAAAGGTATTCATGTTCCAGCTCTGTATAATTGTGATGCAAATGTTGCCTATGTCACTCCTTCGCATCAATTTCCTTATGGCATGATTATGCCATTATCACGAAGACTGGAATTATTAAAATGGGCAAATGATCATAAAAGTTATGTCATTGAAGACGATTATGATGGGGAATTCCGCTATGTTGGAAAGCCTATTCCTTCCTTGCAAGGTTTAGATACAAATGAACGTGTTATCTACATGGGAACTTTTTCAAAATCATTTTTACCTTCTTTACGAATGGGTTATATCGTACTTCCGAATCATCTATTAGAAATATATAAAAAGCACGGCATAATTTTTAAGCAAACCGTCTCAAAAATACAGCAACTTGCTTTCACTACATTTATTAAAAAAGGTGATTGGAACCGGCATGTAAACCGGATTCGTACATTATATAAAAAGAAGCACCAGCGATTAATAAAAACATTGCACGAACAAATGGGGACACACGTTGATATACTCGGAGATCAATCTGGGCTTCATATTGTGTTACATGTTCATAACGGTATGAACGAACGAGAACTGATCCAAACAGCTGCCGAAAAAAAAGTAAAGGTTTATCCCGTTTCTATATACGATTCAGTAAATGAACTACAGAAGGAATCCTATATTTTACTAGGATTTGGTGGATTAACGGAAGATGAAATTACAACTGTCGTACATTTATTAAGAAAGGCATGGTTTTCTTATTGA
- a CDS encoding 4-oxalocrotonate tautomerase: MSMPIVQIQVIEGRNQEQIQYLISNVTDAVAKSLDVDAERVRVLVNEIPGSHWGVGGKAKGIVGGK; the protein is encoded by the coding sequence ATGAGTATGCCAATTGTACAAATTCAAGTGATTGAAGGAAGAAATCAGGAACAAATTCAATATCTCATTTCGAATGTTACAGATGCGGTAGCAAAAAGTTTAGACGTTGATGCTGAGCGTGTGCGAGTGTTAGTGAATGAGATTCCAGGTTCCCATTGGGGTGTTGGAGGAAAGGCGAAAGGTATTGTGGGAGGAAAATAG
- the dmpG gene encoding 4-hydroxy-2-oxovalerate aldolase → MKRNSEVPIKLTEVCLRDGSHVMRHQFTEEQVRSVAGALDAAGMHYIEVSHGDGLGGSTLQYGKSLVDEMKLIEAAVEECKQAKVAVLLIPGIGTVHELKQAQGIGAELVRVATHVTEADVSAQHIHFARELGMEVCGFLMMAHSAPVEKLVEQAKLMEHYGAQAVYVTDSAGSLLPHEVRERIRALRQSLNIEIGFHGHNNLSVAVANTVAAIEEGATRIDGSVRCLGAGAGNAQTEVLLAVLDRMGCDVGIDLYKMMDLAEDIVAPMLPGPQEIQKGSLVMGYAGVYSSFLLHAERAAKKFGVDARDILIELGKRKIVGGQEDMILDVAAELAKAKTGV, encoded by the coding sequence ATGAAACGAAATAGTGAAGTACCTATTAAACTGACAGAGGTTTGTTTACGTGATGGTAGTCATGTGATGAGACATCAATTTACAGAAGAGCAAGTTCGTTCAGTAGCAGGTGCGTTAGATGCAGCTGGTATGCATTATATTGAAGTAAGTCATGGAGATGGATTAGGTGGTTCAACACTACAATATGGAAAATCATTGGTAGATGAAATGAAGCTCATTGAAGCGGCAGTTGAAGAATGTAAACAAGCCAAGGTAGCTGTGTTGCTCATTCCTGGTATCGGTACTGTCCATGAATTAAAACAAGCACAAGGCATCGGTGCAGAACTTGTACGAGTGGCAACGCATGTGACAGAAGCAGATGTGTCTGCGCAGCATATTCATTTTGCACGTGAGTTAGGTATGGAAGTGTGCGGATTTTTAATGATGGCGCATTCCGCTCCTGTCGAAAAACTAGTAGAACAAGCAAAGCTAATGGAACATTACGGGGCACAAGCTGTGTATGTAACAGACTCAGCGGGATCGCTATTGCCACATGAAGTACGGGAACGAATTAGGGCATTGCGTCAATCATTAAACATAGAAATTGGCTTCCATGGTCACAACAATCTTTCTGTTGCAGTTGCCAATACAGTTGCAGCGATTGAAGAAGGAGCGACGCGTATTGATGGTAGTGTTCGCTGCTTAGGAGCAGGGGCTGGAAATGCACAAACCGAAGTGTTGCTTGCAGTCTTGGATCGTATGGGATGTGATGTTGGCATAGATTTATATAAAATGATGGATTTAGCAGAAGATATTGTTGCTCCCATGTTACCAGGACCACAAGAAATTCAAAAAGGTAGTCTTGTGATGGGGTACGCTGGTGTGTATTCGAGCTTTTTATTACATGCGGAACGAGCGGCTAAGAAATTTGGTGTTGATGCTCGTGATATTTTAATAGAACTTGGCAAACGAAAAATTGTTGGGGGCCAAGAAGATATGATTTTGGACGTAGCGGCTGAGTTAGCAAAAGCAAAAACGGGGGTGTAA
- a CDS encoding YitT family protein: MKKLFEYVLLTIGAIIVAGSLELILAPNGLVDGGVTAIAIMANKVAGLPLYGVFLGLNIPILLFTAKVMGKKFFIRTSYANVITTLGLIYLKPFPAITTSELLIVLYGGVLFGVGVGIVVKMGGAIDGTEMLAVWMNKHFKVPISTFLMAVNAVIFVFVAILFSIEQAMFSLAIFYIVTKMIDFILDGINQGKSVMIISGKNKEIGELLMKELQLSVTYLHGEGGFLGEQRKIIYCITNRFIYPKMKDLVLSVDPSAIIEASFSTETTGVKRPGISSRSGQSPTETNS, from the coding sequence ATGAAGAAATTATTTGAATATGTGTTGTTGACAATTGGAGCGATTATTGTAGCTGGTTCGTTAGAGCTTATTTTAGCACCAAACGGATTAGTAGATGGCGGGGTAACGGCTATTGCGATTATGGCGAATAAGGTTGCAGGATTACCGCTTTATGGCGTGTTTTTAGGTTTGAATATTCCTATCTTGTTATTCACAGCAAAGGTTATGGGGAAAAAGTTTTTCATACGAACGTCTTATGCGAATGTTATAACTACGCTCGGTTTAATTTATTTAAAACCGTTTCCAGCTATTACAACATCTGAATTACTCATTGTATTATACGGTGGTGTATTGTTTGGAGTAGGTGTTGGGATTGTTGTGAAGATGGGTGGTGCCATTGACGGAACAGAAATGCTAGCGGTCTGGATGAATAAACATTTTAAAGTACCAATTAGTACATTTTTAATGGCTGTGAATGCCGTTATTTTCGTATTTGTTGCTATTTTGTTCTCAATCGAGCAAGCGATGTTCTCGTTAGCGATTTTCTATATCGTTACAAAAATGATTGATTTCATATTAGATGGTATTAATCAAGGAAAGAGCGTAATGATTATATCAGGCAAGAATAAAGAAATTGGCGAGCTGCTTATGAAAGAGCTGCAACTTTCTGTTACGTATCTGCACGGAGAAGGTGGTTTTTTAGGAGAGCAGCGGAAAATTATTTATTGTATTACAAACCGCTTTATTTATCCAAAAATGAAAGATCTCGTTCTCTCTGTAGATCCAAGTGCCATTATAGAAGCTTCTTTCTCAACTGAAACAACAGGTGTTAAACGGCCAGGTATCTCCTCTCGTTCAGGGCAGTCACCAACTGAAACGAATAGTTAG
- a CDS encoding histidine phosphatase family protein has translation MQILLIRHGESEADILKVHEGRADFELTEMGRRQVSSLVQKVKQDFPPDFIWASTLKRARETAETLAKTVGCPVQLEEELMEFNNGIQAGLSFEEAKKYPELKFLHDRFENGESFIEFRMRIETIFSKIVTENKYERIAIVAHGGVINSILRAFFQMPINMDYYFKMGDTGISLIELTDKQKIIHFINDTSHLEHI, from the coding sequence ATGCAAATACTATTAATTCGGCACGGAGAGTCAGAAGCAGACATTTTAAAGGTTCATGAAGGAAGAGCAGATTTTGAATTAACTGAAATGGGTAGAAGACAAGTATCGAGTTTAGTTCAAAAAGTGAAACAAGACTTTCCACCAGATTTTATATGGGCAAGTACATTAAAAAGGGCGCGAGAAACTGCCGAAACATTAGCGAAAACCGTTGGGTGTCCAGTGCAATTGGAAGAAGAATTGATGGAATTTAATAATGGTATACAGGCCGGATTGTCCTTTGAAGAAGCGAAAAAGTATCCAGAGCTAAAATTTCTTCATGATCGTTTTGAAAATGGGGAATCATTCATAGAATTTCGAATGAGGATTGAAACGATATTTTCCAAGATTGTGACAGAAAATAAGTATGAACGAATTGCGATCGTTGCACATGGTGGGGTAATTAATAGTATATTACGTGCGTTTTTCCAAATGCCAATTAATATGGACTATTATTTTAAAATGGGAGATACAGGAATTAGTTTAATTGAACTTACGGATAAACAGAAAATCATTCATTTTATTAACGATACGAGTCATTTGGAACATATATAA
- a CDS encoding GNAT family N-acetyltransferase: protein MHIQKKKTLTMDEIQEMIDLAYICEQNDKIEYQSDIHVEILNKRNGYQVNEFLYYKEDQLVGFVSMYEFERPTKLELTGLVHPDFRRQKIGSLLLQIAMEEIKKRNIDEALLIINGASTSGKEFTRAATFQYICSEYSMSFKSDTTIQPRNTPKLQIVSVSSETLPTIALVASKAFNDEIENISAWLHKTSSSPIHHVYAVCIDKIIVGTITVCKKEEFVSISGFAIDPTYQGKGFGKQILQSIVHTLINEGHRNIGLEVETKNNNALKLYQQCGFEVTASHDYYTLLHL, encoded by the coding sequence TTGCATATTCAAAAAAAGAAAACATTAACAATGGATGAAATTCAAGAAATGATAGATTTAGCTTATATATGTGAACAAAATGATAAAATCGAATACCAATCAGATATACATGTAGAAATCCTCAACAAACGAAATGGATATCAAGTCAATGAGTTTCTTTATTATAAAGAAGACCAATTAGTTGGATTTGTCAGTATGTATGAATTTGAAAGACCTACAAAATTGGAATTAACAGGCCTTGTACATCCTGATTTCAGAAGACAAAAAATCGGCAGTCTTCTCTTACAAATAGCTATGGAAGAAATAAAAAAACGTAATATCGACGAAGCCTTACTAATCATAAATGGAGCGTCTACAAGTGGAAAAGAATTTACCCGTGCTGCTACATTTCAATACATATGTAGTGAGTATAGTATGAGTTTCAAATCAGATACAACTATACAACCGAGAAACACCCCGAAACTCCAAATAGTCTCTGTTTCTTCTGAAACATTACCTACTATAGCACTTGTCGCTAGCAAAGCTTTCAACGATGAAATAGAAAACATCTCAGCATGGCTTCATAAGACCTCTTCCTCACCTATTCATCATGTATATGCTGTCTGTATCGATAAGATAATAGTCGGAACAATTACAGTATGTAAAAAAGAGGAATTTGTTTCTATTTCTGGATTTGCTATTGATCCCACCTACCAAGGAAAAGGATTCGGAAAACAAATATTACAGTCTATCGTTCATACATTAATAAATGAAGGACATCGAAATATTGGACTAGAGGTTGAAACAAAAAATAATAATGCCCTCAAGCTCTATCAGCAATGTGGTTTTGAAGTTACTGCAAGTCATGATTACTATACTCTATTACATTTATAA
- a CDS encoding GNAT family N-acetyltransferase produces MDVQEIKTVGKFCEVLPILQQLRPALTNEEAQLLLNQMKEERYQLLSLSNEEGEAVCLAGVAVCTNFYNKKHVFIYDLVTAESHRSKGYGEALLSHIERWGKEQGCTCVVLTSAFPRVDAHRFYEREGYEKVSYSFHKELK; encoded by the coding sequence ATGGACGTTCAAGAAATAAAAACAGTAGGGAAATTTTGTGAGGTATTACCGATTTTGCAACAGTTACGACCTGCACTTACAAACGAGGAAGCACAATTGTTATTGAATCAGATGAAAGAAGAACGGTATCAATTATTATCGTTATCCAATGAGGAAGGTGAAGCGGTTTGCCTTGCTGGAGTGGCAGTTTGTACAAATTTTTACAACAAGAAACACGTCTTTATATATGATCTTGTAACTGCAGAATCTCATCGTTCAAAAGGATATGGAGAAGCATTGCTATCGCATATAGAGAGGTGGGGGAAAGAACAGGGGTGTACTTGCGTGGTCCTTACGTCCGCTTTTCCACGCGTGGATGCGCATCGTTTTTATGAACGAGAAGGGTATGAGAAGGTGAGTTACTCGTTTCATAAGGAATTAAAATAA
- a CDS encoding DinB family protein, producing MFVIAALHQLEVAINSAIEMLKQLTDEDLQCKPIQNKRSLFEMCAHLSLICHADLLILNGATQEELDSFYLEHTPQTIDQLQQTMHQGFQLLSQTFQSYSNTELTEIMPAYWGVSYSRFEWLLEIIAHVYHHRGQLHILLVEHVADPCVSLFE from the coding sequence ATGTTTGTTATAGCCGCACTCCATCAACTTGAAGTTGCCATAAACTCAGCCATAGAAATGCTAAAACAACTCACAGATGAAGATTTACAATGTAAGCCGATACAAAATAAACGGTCATTATTTGAAATGTGCGCCCATCTTTCTCTCATTTGTCATGCTGACCTTCTTATTTTGAACGGTGCTACACAAGAAGAGTTAGACAGCTTTTATTTAGAACATACACCGCAAACAATCGATCAACTGCAACAAACAATGCACCAAGGCTTTCAGCTTCTATCCCAAACATTTCAATCCTATTCAAACACGGAACTAACCGAAATAATGCCAGCCTACTGGGGTGTTTCTTATTCACGGTTCGAATGGTTACTTGAAATCATTGCTCATGTGTATCACCATCGTGGACAACTTCATATTTTATTAGTTGAACATGTAGCCGATCCTTGTGTTTCTTTATTTGAATAG
- a CDS encoding fumarylacetoacetate hydrolase family protein encodes MVLVKGTGTEIIEYLLQAERDRKEVVKVTDRHPDLTVEDAYVLQKQLVQQKMAEGSKRIGVKLGLTSKPKQQMMGINEAIYGYLVSDMLAVEWEPLKYETLIHPKAEPEIAFLMGEDLQGTNITADDVLKATKYVAPALEIIDSRYLNFKFTLPDVIADNCSSSKFVLGSKWMNPGEMDLANVGMVMSKNGKMATVGTGAAVLGHPAAAIAWAVNKLGLQNEGLKKGDIVLSGALSEAIAFQSGDSIIAQFEGLGSVSMFCE; translated from the coding sequence GTGGTGCTAGTTAAAGGTACGGGTACAGAGATTATTGAATATTTACTGCAAGCAGAGCGAGATAGAAAAGAAGTTGTAAAAGTGACAGACAGGCATCCTGATTTAACGGTAGAGGATGCTTATGTATTGCAAAAACAACTTGTGCAGCAAAAAATGGCAGAAGGATCCAAACGAATTGGAGTAAAACTTGGATTAACAAGTAAGCCAAAACAACAAATGATGGGGATAAATGAAGCGATTTACGGATATTTAGTTAGCGATATGTTAGCGGTTGAATGGGAACCACTAAAGTATGAAACATTGATTCATCCAAAAGCAGAACCAGAAATTGCATTTTTAATGGGAGAGGATTTACAAGGTACAAATATTACAGCGGACGATGTACTGAAAGCGACGAAATATGTTGCTCCAGCTTTGGAAATTATCGATAGTCGCTATTTAAATTTTAAATTTACATTACCTGATGTAATTGCTGATAATTGCTCCTCTTCAAAATTCGTATTAGGAAGCAAATGGATGAATCCAGGGGAAATGGATTTAGCGAATGTTGGAATGGTTATGTCGAAAAACGGTAAAATGGCAACAGTAGGAACGGGAGCGGCTGTCCTTGGGCATCCAGCTGCTGCAATTGCTTGGGCAGTAAATAAGCTTGGTTTACAAAATGAAGGATTGAAAAAAGGAGATATCGTATTAAGTGGTGCTTTATCCGAGGCAATTGCCTTTCAATCTGGAGATTCAATTATCGCTCAGTTTGAAGGATTAGGTAGTGTATCGATGTTTTGCGAATAA
- a CDS encoding IS200/IS605 family accessory protein TnpB-related protein: MKKAYFSKRIYKRDVPYEMVDTLTKTMETFNRAKRFAFQTIVREKRWSRKMHTDSLHLVLKRKYQLNDYYANSAVQEEKALFTGLIELQKIYEKQTQEKLKKIKKKLKQERTKLTKLRKIKQSCVKGKITFPKNSRFSKNNNIISLSRKEDTFIWLNEYLFEHQYLDVQIKRIQAKIGRLTHRQYRLKQKLESYQTHIPSAVFGSKKLFRSQFTIDEFIHNHDKWKTLFFRARNKQLILSGRKDAKHGNFVFQYVIESQELWMTTSTGKPVMFPTVTFPYGQEIIEEVITNQLQCKNKKKHGKPIAWSVEDYGEYYIVKCLVDVPEKPHTNYSKADGVIGVDCNLNHFAWAHVTKDGNYKGSGSLRFSMIGKSTGQITKIIEAEVIRLVDLAERYNKPIVIEKLDTTQSRAGDRYGSKRANRMKSMFAYKKMTDAILGRADKMGVAVFQVNPAYTSISGKMKYMRKLGISIHQSAAFTIGRRGLGYKEKVPQVLQPYILKKEAHHWTHWHQLNNRFDIRTHHFYQLYHVNQPKEALQIERLDLFESEKKKLAKLFA, from the coding sequence GTGAAGAAAGCGTATTTTTCGAAACGGATCTATAAAAGGGATGTACCGTATGAAATGGTAGATACATTGACAAAGACAATGGAAACATTTAATCGGGCGAAACGCTTTGCATTTCAAACGATTGTTCGGGAAAAACGTTGGAGCCGTAAGATGCATACAGATAGTCTTCATCTTGTTCTCAAGCGGAAATATCAATTGAATGATTACTATGCAAACAGTGCGGTGCAAGAAGAAAAGGCGTTGTTTACAGGTTTAATAGAGTTGCAGAAGATATATGAGAAACAAACACAAGAGAAGCTCAAGAAAATCAAAAAGAAGTTGAAGCAAGAACGTACAAAACTGACAAAGCTTCGTAAAATCAAACAAAGTTGTGTGAAAGGAAAGATTACGTTTCCCAAAAACTCCCGCTTTTCGAAGAACAATAATATTATCTCCTTGTCTCGTAAAGAGGACACATTCATTTGGCTGAATGAATATCTGTTTGAGCACCAGTACTTAGATGTTCAAATCAAAAGGATTCAAGCAAAAATCGGTCGTTTGACTCACAGGCAATACCGTTTAAAGCAGAAGCTTGAATCGTACCAAACGCATATTCCTAGCGCGGTGTTTGGGAGTAAAAAACTGTTTCGGTCTCAATTTACAATCGATGAGTTTATACATAACCATGACAAATGGAAAACATTATTTTTCCGCGCTCGAAATAAACAACTCATTTTATCTGGCCGTAAAGATGCCAAACACGGAAATTTTGTGTTTCAGTATGTTATTGAGAGTCAGGAATTATGGATGACGACAAGTACAGGAAAACCGGTTATGTTTCCAACTGTCACATTCCCGTATGGACAAGAAATCATTGAGGAAGTAATCACAAACCAATTACAGTGTAAGAATAAGAAAAAACACGGCAAACCGATTGCGTGGTCTGTTGAAGACTATGGTGAGTATTATATTGTGAAATGCCTAGTCGATGTACCGGAAAAACCTCACACGAATTACAGTAAAGCGGATGGAGTGATTGGTGTAGATTGTAATCTAAATCATTTTGCTTGGGCGCATGTAACGAAGGATGGGAATTACAAAGGAAGTGGTTCCCTCCGTTTTTCCATGATAGGTAAATCTACCGGACAAATCACAAAGATAATTGAAGCGGAAGTCATTCGATTAGTTGACTTAGCAGAGCGGTATAACAAGCCGATTGTAATAGAAAAGTTAGATACCACGCAATCTAGGGCAGGGGATCGGTACGGAAGTAAGCGAGCGAATCGAATGAAGAGTATGTTCGCTTATAAGAAGATGACAGACGCAATTCTGGGTCGTGCGGATAAAATGGGCGTGGCTGTCTTTCAAGTCAATCCAGCATATACTTCTATCTCAGGGAAGATGAAATATATGCGGAAACTTGGCATCTCTATTCATCAATCTGCGGCCTTTACGATTGGGCGTCGTGGATTAGGGTATAAAGAAAAAGTGCCTCAAGTGCTTCAACCTTATATTCTAAAGAAAGAAGCGCACCACTGGACCCATTGGCATCAATTAAACAATCGATTTGATATTCGTACGCATCATTTCTATCAGTTATATCATGTGAATCAGCCGAAAGAGGCATTACAAATCGAACGATTAGACTTATTTGAAAGTGAAAAGAAAAAACTAGCAAAACTGTTTGCATAA
- a CDS encoding GNAT family N-acetyltransferase, with translation MHIQNKWSQKDKDYIRKQLISFNQTKVPPKANSPTEDVCLTIKNEAEEIVAGLTGVIFWQCLHVDILWVDENIRHHGYGSKLLQEAETIAKEKKCRLIKLDTFSFQAPEFYKKHGFTVYGVVEDFPQGHTQYYLEKRF, from the coding sequence ATGCATATTCAAAATAAATGGAGTCAAAAAGATAAAGATTATATTAGAAAACAATTAATCTCATTTAATCAAACAAAAGTCCCTCCAAAAGCCAATTCACCTACTGAAGATGTTTGTTTAACAATTAAGAATGAAGCTGAAGAAATTGTCGCTGGACTAACTGGTGTCATCTTTTGGCAATGTTTACATGTTGATATCCTATGGGTTGATGAGAACATACGTCATCACGGTTATGGAAGCAAATTGTTACAGGAAGCCGAAACAATTGCAAAAGAAAAGAAATGCAGGCTGATAAAGCTAGATACATTTAGCTTCCAAGCACCTGAATTTTATAAGAAACATGGTTTTACAGTGTATGGTGTTGTTGAAGATTTCCCGCAAGGACATACACAGTATTACTTAGAAAAAAGATTCTAA
- the alr gene encoding alanine racemase: protein MSSRYGRDTIVEINLDAVKHNVREYKKRVNDKNIAMMAAVKANGYGHGAVEVAKSAIEAGVNQLAVAFVDEGIELREAGITAPILILGYTPVEATAEAIQYDIMMTIYRIEDLKGIDQVAERLGKKARIQVKIDTGMSRIGLQEEEVLPFLEELKNMKHVEVEGMFTHYSTADEIDKTYTIMQTTLFEKAVNTAKELRIHIPFIHSSNSAGSMELSNTFQNMVRVGIGIYGMYPSREVDHTVVAMQPALSLKSKVAHIKHAKKGRGVSYGNTYVTSGEEWIATVPIGYADGYNRLLSSKGHALINGIRVPVIGRVCMDQLMLDVTKAMPVQVGDEVVFYGKQGEEEITVEEIADMLGTINYEVTCMLDRRIPRVYKENGETVSVVNILRRK from the coding sequence ATGAGTTCGAGATACGGAAGAGATACAATTGTTGAAATTAATTTAGATGCTGTGAAACATAATGTGAGAGAATATAAAAAACGTGTAAACGATAAAAATATTGCAATGATGGCAGCAGTAAAAGCAAATGGGTATGGACATGGGGCAGTTGAAGTCGCAAAATCAGCGATTGAGGCTGGTGTGAATCAACTTGCTGTTGCATTTGTAGATGAAGGTATTGAACTGCGCGAGGCAGGGATTACTGCACCAATTTTAATTTTAGGATATACACCAGTAGAAGCGACTGCAGAAGCGATTCAATATGACATTATGATGACGATATATAGAATAGAAGATTTAAAAGGTATCGACCAAGTAGCAGAACGTTTAGGAAAGAAAGCTCGTATTCAAGTGAAAATCGATACAGGAATGAGCCGTATTGGTTTACAAGAAGAAGAAGTGCTCCCATTTTTAGAAGAACTAAAAAACATGAAGCATGTGGAAGTAGAAGGTATGTTTACGCATTACTCCACTGCCGATGAAATAGATAAAACATATACAATAATGCAAACAACTCTATTTGAGAAAGCTGTAAATACGGCCAAAGAGCTAAGGATTCACATTCCGTTTATTCATAGTTCAAACAGTGCCGGATCGATGGAACTAAGTAATACGTTTCAAAATATGGTACGCGTTGGAATCGGAATTTACGGCATGTATCCTTCAAGAGAAGTAGATCATACAGTTGTTGCGATGCAGCCAGCTTTATCGTTAAAGTCGAAAGTAGCACATATTAAACATGCCAAAAAAGGTCGCGGTGTTAGTTACGGTAATACGTATGTGACATCGGGTGAGGAATGGATTGCAACGGTTCCGATTGGCTATGCAGATGGGTATAACCGTCTACTTTCAAGTAAGGGACACGCATTAATCAACGGTATTCGTGTACCTGTAATTGGCCGTGTTTGTATGGATCAATTAATGCTCGATGTGACGAAAGCAATGCCTGTACAAGTAGGAGACGAGGTTGTTTTCTATGGTAAACAAGGTGAGGAAGAAATTACAGTAGAAGAAATAGCGGATATGTTAGGTACAATTAACTATGAAGTGACTTGTATGCTAGATAGAAGAATTCCGCGTGTATATAAAGAAAACGGTGAAACGGTTTCCGTTGTAAATATATTAAGAAGAAAATAA